ACGGCGCACACTAGGCTTCTCATAATGTTCACGCTTGCGCACTTCGGAAAGTACGCCTGACTTTTGGCACTGGCGCTTAAAGCGCTTGAGTGCTTGGTCAAGGCTTTCGTCTTTCCTTACTTTAACTTCTGACATTAAATTTCCCTCCCTCCGCCACTCACGAATGCTCGGAGAAGTCACGGGTAGTTAATCTATACACTTTCGTAATTATAACCTGCGATTAGGGAGGTGTC
The Bacillota bacterium DNA segment above includes these coding regions:
- the rpsU gene encoding 30S ribosomal protein S21; translated protein: MSEVKVRKDESLDQALKRFKRQCQKSGVLSEVRKREHYEKPSVRRKKKSEAARKRKFT